From a single Collimonas pratensis genomic region:
- a CDS encoding DUF6988 family protein gives MEQQELANHARLGRFLDGCAALDRDVELLLRDGWNVSSARHVITMGFCRAALEHAISQRVLMGAGHHGTALALVRLHFETTVRAAWVQIGAAEDWLNKFTEPVPVGSLTEPNLGPSIPSMLDAIEARAPDMALEGRRLYQTVKVMHSFVHGGAHLVAHALRGYPSDKLIDVLRNRNLLCLMLCNVIVVTSGKKELYGAVGHLSREHGDVMPPPLG, from the coding sequence ATGGAACAACAGGAGCTAGCCAATCACGCACGGCTCGGTCGATTTCTTGACGGATGTGCAGCGCTTGATCGAGATGTCGAGTTGCTGCTTCGTGACGGTTGGAACGTCTCGTCAGCCCGTCATGTCATCACCATGGGGTTCTGCCGAGCGGCGCTCGAACACGCCATTAGTCAGCGCGTACTTATGGGGGCAGGTCACCACGGGACGGCCCTAGCGTTGGTCCGACTGCACTTCGAGACAACTGTCCGCGCTGCGTGGGTGCAGATTGGGGCGGCTGAAGACTGGCTGAACAAGTTCACTGAGCCTGTGCCGGTCGGGAGCTTGACGGAGCCCAACTTAGGCCCTTCCATACCTTCTATGTTGGATGCGATTGAAGCCCGCGCTCCAGACATGGCTCTTGAGGGTAGAAGGCTCTACCAGACAGTGAAGGTCATGCACTCGTTTGTCCATGGCGGTGCCCACCTAGTAGCCCATGCTCTTCGAGGCTATCCATCCGACAAACTAATCGACGTGCTGCGCAATCGCAACCTTCTGTGCCTCATGCTGTGCAACGTAATCGTCGTTACCTCGGGCAAGAAGGAACTCTACGGAGCTGTCGGACACTTGTCGCGTGAGCATGGAGATGTCATGCCGCCCCCGCTTGGATGA
- a CDS encoding GpE family phage tail protein, whose translation MADIAVVFHWPPQAMDELEVSELMAWRERARVRSGAEE comes from the coding sequence ATGGCCGATATAGCGGTGGTGTTTCACTGGCCACCGCAGGCCATGGATGAGCTGGAAGTATCGGAATTGATGGCCTGGCGCGAACGCGCCAGGGTGCGCAGCGGCGCGGAAGAATAG
- a CDS encoding phage major tail tube protein produces the protein MGMPKKLKLFNLFDSGNSYFGQVTEITLPKLSRKMEEYRAAGMTGPVSVDFGNEAITLEWTAGGILIDALLQYGARSHNATQLRFSGGYENDDDGTVSTVEIVVRGRHKEIDMGSAKSTEETNQKYSTACSYYKLTIDNKPIYEFDFVNGVEKIGGVDRNADLRRAIGL, from the coding sequence ATGGGCATGCCTAAAAAATTAAAACTGTTCAATCTGTTTGATAGCGGTAATTCCTACTTCGGCCAGGTCACGGAAATTACCTTGCCGAAACTATCGCGCAAGATGGAGGAATACCGCGCCGCCGGCATGACCGGCCCGGTATCGGTGGACTTCGGCAACGAAGCCATCACCCTGGAATGGACCGCCGGCGGCATCCTGATCGACGCCCTGCTGCAGTACGGCGCTCGCAGTCATAACGCCACCCAGCTGCGCTTCTCAGGCGGCTATGAAAATGACGACGACGGCACCGTCTCCACCGTGGAAATCGTTGTGCGCGGGCGCCACAAGGAAATCGATATGGGCAGCGCCAAGTCCACCGAAGAGACGAACCAGAAATACAGCACCGCTTGCAGCTATTACAAGCTGACCATCGACAACAAGCCGATCTACGAATTCGATTTCGTCAACGGTGTCGAGAAAATCGGCGGCGTGGATCGCAACGCAGATCTGCGCCGCGCCATCGGCCTGTAA
- a CDS encoding phage tail protein, translating to MMMTLGMFVFSLPTLAYQELQRKTDWKHPSTSRVGARNARQYTGKGDDTITLSGWIAPELTGSVYSLDALRLMADTGKSWILIAGTGRILGSYVITGMTEGRTVLAQDGDAGKIEFSITLERTDESVLGLLNTLGDLGSIKNMLSLEGISNSASNAINAGKSTFDNVANSMRSLF from the coding sequence ATGATGATGACCTTGGGCATGTTCGTCTTCAGCCTGCCGACCCTGGCCTACCAGGAGCTGCAGCGCAAGACCGACTGGAAGCACCCTAGCACCTCACGGGTCGGCGCCCGTAACGCCCGCCAGTACACCGGCAAGGGCGACGACACCATCACGTTATCCGGCTGGATCGCGCCGGAACTGACCGGCAGCGTCTATTCGCTCGATGCCTTGCGCCTGATGGCCGATACCGGCAAATCGTGGATTCTGATTGCTGGGACCGGGCGCATCCTCGGGTCCTACGTCATCACCGGCATGACTGAGGGCCGCACGGTGCTGGCGCAGGACGGCGACGCCGGCAAGATCGAGTTCTCGATCACCCTGGAGCGTACCGACGAATCCGTTCTAGGTCTGCTGAATACCCTGGGCGACCTGGGCAGCATCAAAAACATGTTGAGCCTGGAGGGCATCAGCAACAGCGCCAGCAACGCCATCAATGCCGGCAAGTCGACGTTTGATAATGTTGCCAACAGCATGCGGAGCCTATTCTGA
- a CDS encoding phage tail assembly protein, translating into MKNTTAISKTAIAKSITLDEPIKRGDDFISEITIRRPKAGELRGVSLMELGNLSVAALQTVLPRITQPTLTAHEVAGMDPADLTEIGAEVAIFLVKRADRLAAFRTE; encoded by the coding sequence ATGAAAAACACTACTGCTATTTCCAAGACCGCTATCGCCAAGTCGATCACCCTGGACGAACCAATCAAGCGCGGCGACGACTTCATCAGCGAAATCACCATCCGCCGCCCGAAGGCGGGCGAACTGCGCGGCGTGTCGTTGATGGAACTGGGCAACCTGAGCGTGGCCGCCTTGCAGACGGTCTTGCCGCGTATCACGCAACCGACCTTGACCGCGCACGAAGTCGCCGGCATGGACCCTGCGGATCTGACCGAGATCGGCGCGGAGGTTGCCATTTTTTTGGTGAAGAGAGCGGATCGGCTGGCGGCCTTCCGGACCGAGTAG
- a CDS encoding endonuclease NucS domain-containing protein, translating to MNNGNRPPVWQMVKEAVQQLNGECTYQAIKAKVRSMYGDGINDSSMTCSIISGAVNHPSRIHYSDNKKPRLTDTAYDYLFSTGRGRVVWYQPEKHGVWEIAHSADGALIVRLADGVGDNPAQIAEVVEATDESYSMFALEAHLRDYLAKKLPKLLGHDAPLALYRTDDRDGVEFQTDVGPIDILATGNGDFYVLELKVGRGPDAALGQILRYMGWVKEHLAGDKNVYGIIIASDIGKKLRYAATQVPNVRLMEYDLAVTLRSATLHV from the coding sequence GTGAATAACGGTAACCGCCCGCCGGTATGGCAAATGGTTAAAGAAGCGGTCCAGCAATTGAATGGCGAATGTACGTATCAAGCAATTAAAGCAAAAGTGAGGTCGATGTACGGCGATGGCATAAACGACAGTTCAATGACATGCAGCATTATCTCGGGGGCGGTGAATCATCCATCGCGTATCCATTACAGCGACAACAAGAAACCACGGCTCACCGACACAGCCTACGATTACTTGTTCAGCACTGGGCGCGGACGGGTTGTTTGGTACCAGCCTGAGAAACACGGCGTGTGGGAAATCGCGCATTCTGCCGACGGCGCACTGATCGTCCGCCTTGCGGACGGCGTGGGCGACAATCCAGCGCAGATCGCCGAAGTCGTAGAGGCAACCGATGAGTCGTACAGCATGTTCGCTCTAGAGGCGCACCTTCGCGACTACCTCGCCAAGAAGCTTCCGAAACTACTTGGTCACGATGCGCCGCTTGCGCTATACCGCACGGACGATCGTGATGGCGTGGAATTTCAGACCGACGTTGGTCCCATCGACATTTTGGCGACTGGCAACGGCGACTTCTACGTACTCGAACTGAAAGTGGGCCGCGGACCAGACGCGGCTCTGGGACAAATCCTTCGGTATATGGGCTGGGTCAAAGAGCACCTAGCGGGCGACAAGAATGTGTATGGCATCATCATTGCGTCGGACATCGGCAAGAAACTGCGTTACGCGGCAACGCAGGTTCCGAATGTCCGCCTGATGGAGTACGACCTCGCCGTAACGCTTCGCTCCGCGACCCTGCATGTTTGA
- a CDS encoding ogr/Delta-like zinc finger family protein, which yields MRVISIPCPHCHHRVRAAKSRTMSDMMKEITYMCQNPECGHVFVASLEVLRTLSMSAMPNPDVRIHVSQHVRNACATQLALTL from the coding sequence ATGAGAGTCATCAGCATTCCCTGCCCACATTGCCACCATCGTGTGCGTGCCGCCAAGAGCCGCACCATGTCGGACATGATGAAAGAGATCACCTACATGTGCCAGAACCCGGAATGCGGGCACGTTTTCGTCGCAAGCCTAGAAGTCCTGCGCACCTTGTCGATGTCGGCTATGCCGAACCCTGATGTACGTATCCATGTGTCGCAGCATGTCCGCAATGCCTGCGCCACTCAGTTGGCGCTGACCCTGTGA
- a CDS encoding phage tail sheath protein → MPTDYHHGVRVIEKNDGTRPIRTISTAVIGLVATAEDADPAVFPLDTPVLLTNVPAAIGKAGTKGTLRRALDAIGMQTKPFTVVVRVAEGKDEAEITSNVIGTTTAAGKYTGIKALLAAQSKLGVKPRILGAPGLDTKAVTNAMVSVAQKLRGFVYASAHGCLTKEDAVLYRKDFGQRELMLIWPDFVSWDTATNADANISAVAYALGLRAKLDEEIGWHKTLSNMVVNGPTGISADVFWDLQDPATDAGFLNAKEVTTLINSGGFRFWGSRTCETPEFFYFENYTRTAQVLADTIAEAHMTFADKPLHPSLAKDLVESINAKFRDLVKRGYLIGGSAWCDPQFNEKENLKDGKLTIDYDYTPVPPLENLMFQQRITDRYLADFAAAVNA, encoded by the coding sequence ATGCCTACTGATTACCATCATGGCGTGCGCGTCATCGAAAAAAACGATGGCACCCGCCCGATCCGCACCATCAGCACCGCCGTCATCGGCCTTGTCGCCACCGCCGAGGATGCCGACCCGGCTGTCTTCCCTCTCGATACGCCGGTCCTGCTGACCAACGTACCCGCCGCCATCGGCAAAGCCGGCACCAAGGGGACGTTGCGCCGCGCCCTGGACGCTATCGGCATGCAAACCAAGCCGTTCACGGTCGTGGTGCGCGTGGCCGAGGGCAAGGATGAAGCCGAAATCACCTCTAATGTGATCGGCACCACAACCGCGGCTGGCAAGTACACCGGCATCAAGGCGCTGCTGGCAGCTCAAAGCAAGCTCGGCGTCAAACCGCGCATCCTGGGCGCGCCAGGGCTGGACACCAAAGCCGTCACGAACGCCATGGTCAGCGTCGCCCAGAAGCTGCGCGGCTTTGTCTATGCGTCGGCGCACGGTTGTTTGACCAAGGAAGACGCCGTGCTGTACCGCAAGGATTTTGGGCAACGCGAACTGATGCTGATCTGGCCGGATTTCGTGAGCTGGGACACCGCCACCAATGCGGACGCCAATATCTCGGCAGTCGCCTACGCCCTGGGCCTGCGCGCCAAACTGGACGAAGAGATCGGCTGGCACAAGACCCTCTCCAACATGGTCGTCAACGGCCCGACCGGCATTTCGGCGGACGTGTTCTGGGATCTACAAGATCCGGCCACCGATGCCGGCTTCCTGAACGCCAAGGAAGTCACCACGCTGATTAACAGCGGCGGTTTCCGCTTCTGGGGTTCGCGCACTTGCGAAACGCCGGAATTCTTCTATTTTGAGAACTACACCCGCACCGCCCAGGTGCTGGCCGACACGATTGCCGAAGCGCATATGACCTTTGCCGACAAGCCCTTGCATCCGTCCCTGGCAAAAGACCTGGTCGAGAGCATCAACGCCAAATTCCGCGACCTGGTCAAACGTGGCTATCTGATCGGCGGCAGCGCCTGGTGCGATCCGCAATTCAATGAAAAGGAAAATTTGAAGGACGGAAAGCTGACCATCGATTACGACTACACCCCAGTGCCGCCGCTGGAAAACCTGATGTTCCAGCAGCGCATTACCGACCGCTACCTGGCCGACTTCGCCGCTGCCGTCAACGCTTAA
- a CDS encoding helix-turn-helix domain-containing protein — protein sequence MSFNANCGDRLREERDRLGFTQQEMAERMGVRREMSSKYERAQAVPGGDALSAFAAVGGDVQYVLTGQRSNSAMSPDEKELLAGYRSLDIRGKANMLGMLDVVGETQNAAQRNTAVPRVGSVQFHGEVGQHIVGDITAPQTINVGGGKKTKKPKKNLDE from the coding sequence GTGTCTTTTAACGCGAATTGTGGTGACCGTCTACGTGAAGAACGGGATCGTTTAGGATTTACCCAGCAAGAAATGGCTGAGCGTATGGGCGTTCGGCGAGAGATGTCGAGCAAATATGAACGTGCGCAGGCAGTACCTGGTGGCGACGCTCTGTCTGCATTTGCTGCTGTTGGTGGCGACGTACAGTATGTTCTGACCGGGCAGCGCTCCAATAGCGCCATGTCGCCAGACGAAAAAGAATTACTGGCTGGTTATCGCAGTCTGGACATACGCGGGAAAGCTAATATGCTGGGCATGCTTGATGTCGTTGGGGAAACGCAGAACGCCGCACAGAGAAATACCGCCGTTCCCCGTGTGGGGAGCGTGCAGTTCCATGGCGAGGTAGGTCAACATATTGTCGGCGACATCACTGCTCCGCAAACGATCAATGTGGGCGGCGGGAAAAAGACAAAAAAACCGAAAAAAAATTTGGACGAATAG
- a CDS encoding phage tail tape measure protein, translating to MSDKQLRLQVVFAALDKLTGPLKKITGESSALGKAIKANNDRLKELNAQQKDVGRFRELNAGLQASSGKLRETQQQIAALAQRMQLTTTPTRAMTREFNAAVKSASALKQAGQQQGEQMQILRSRLSGAGIDTRQLGSAQTWLKNSIAFTNAELTAQQKKLAAVGAQQQKVAGARQHADKLRTTAGNVAAAGIGATVAGAAVGAPLVTGLKEAKHYQTEKGRITALGLGPKVSADAESYARNMKTYGTSHAENLELVRDSMSVFGDLPHAQMVAPMLAKMKFANKAFYGEEAGGENERKFMDMLKVIEVRGGTASSEKFNEQANMVQKVISATGGRVGPTEWLNLIKTGGIAAKGMDEKSFYYELEPLVQELGGFGVGNGLMSSYNNLYQGRTSKRAAMNLDKLGLIGDHTKVKHDKVGQTAQLDPGALLGSDLFKKSQFEWMEQVLLPQLAKNGITKPTKVLDTIGSLFTNRKAGDLMANMYLQRAQIHKNRKLNEGAYDVDRLEPLAREQAGGKEMDAHAKLADLQLTMGEKILPLYSSAIETVTKALEGLNSFMERNPATAKAMIVGFGILAGILVMLGPLMLGLAALIGPYAMLHVLFAKMGVAGGVLTPILRGLSGGLMMVGKTILWLGRALLTNPIVLLITLIAVLAFLIYKNWEPLKAFFSDLWDGITERFNRAWETIKTFVGGLWADVKTAFDGGIGGVSALIMNWSPLGLFYKAFAGVMSWFGVELPGTFTEFGANIIQGLVNGISSGFSFLKDKIKQLGAMVGMTFAKEQEIHSPSRVFSRFGGFITEGLALGIENGQDAPINQVSGLAKRLTQLGAGIAIGATAMPALSFDTRTPIASRAAGANIVVQGDTVQIIVQTQTGMDEQAIARAVMLAMEERDRQKAARTRSSLSDNHF from the coding sequence ATGAGCGACAAGCAATTACGGTTACAGGTGGTCTTCGCGGCGCTGGATAAGCTGACCGGCCCCTTAAAAAAGATCACCGGCGAGTCGTCCGCCCTGGGCAAAGCCATCAAGGCCAATAACGACCGGCTGAAGGAACTGAATGCCCAGCAGAAAGATGTTGGGCGCTTCCGCGAACTGAATGCCGGCTTGCAGGCCAGCTCCGGTAAGCTACGCGAGACGCAACAGCAGATTGCCGCCCTGGCGCAGCGAATGCAGCTGACCACAACGCCCACGCGTGCCATGACCCGCGAATTTAACGCCGCCGTGAAGTCGGCCAGCGCCTTGAAACAGGCCGGCCAGCAGCAAGGCGAACAGATGCAGATCCTGCGCTCCCGCTTGTCCGGCGCTGGCATCGATACGCGCCAGCTTGGATCGGCACAAACCTGGCTCAAAAATAGCATAGCCTTTACCAATGCCGAATTGACAGCCCAGCAGAAGAAGCTGGCCGCAGTCGGCGCGCAACAGCAGAAGGTTGCCGGCGCCCGCCAGCATGCCGACAAGCTACGCACCACCGCCGGCAATGTCGCGGCCGCGGGCATCGGCGCGACCGTCGCCGGCGCCGCCGTGGGCGCGCCCCTGGTCACTGGCCTGAAAGAGGCGAAGCACTACCAGACCGAAAAGGGGCGCATTACTGCCCTGGGCCTGGGACCGAAGGTCAGCGCCGACGCCGAGAGCTACGCCCGCAACATGAAGACCTACGGCACCAGCCATGCCGAGAACCTGGAGTTAGTCAGGGACAGCATGTCCGTGTTCGGCGATCTGCCGCACGCGCAGATGGTCGCGCCCATGCTGGCGAAGATGAAGTTTGCGAATAAGGCGTTTTACGGCGAGGAAGCCGGCGGCGAGAACGAACGCAAGTTCATGGACATGTTGAAGGTCATCGAGGTGCGCGGCGGCACGGCCAGCTCGGAGAAATTCAACGAACAGGCCAATATGGTGCAGAAAGTCATTTCCGCCACGGGCGGCCGGGTCGGCCCTACCGAGTGGCTGAACCTCATCAAGACCGGCGGCATTGCGGCCAAGGGCATGGATGAAAAATCCTTTTACTACGAGCTGGAACCGCTGGTGCAGGAGCTGGGCGGCTTTGGCGTCGGTAACGGCCTGATGTCGAGCTACAACAATTTATATCAGGGCCGCACCAGTAAGCGTGCTGCGATGAACCTGGACAAGCTGGGCCTGATTGGCGATCACACCAAAGTGAAACATGACAAGGTCGGGCAGACTGCCCAGCTTGATCCTGGTGCGTTGCTGGGGTCGGACCTGTTCAAGAAAAGCCAATTCGAATGGATGGAACAGGTCCTGTTGCCGCAGTTGGCGAAGAACGGCATCACCAAGCCCACCAAGGTTCTCGACACCATCGGCAGCCTGTTTACCAATCGTAAGGCCGGCGACCTGATGGCGAACATGTACTTGCAGCGCGCCCAGATCCACAAGAACCGGAAATTGAACGAAGGCGCTTACGATGTCGACCGGCTCGAACCGCTGGCCCGCGAACAGGCCGGCGGCAAGGAAATGGACGCGCACGCCAAGCTGGCCGACCTCCAGCTGACGATGGGCGAGAAGATCCTGCCGCTGTATTCCAGCGCCATCGAGACTGTGACGAAAGCGCTGGAAGGGCTGAACAGCTTCATGGAACGCAACCCGGCCACGGCCAAAGCGATGATTGTCGGTTTCGGCATACTCGCCGGCATCCTGGTGATGCTGGGACCGCTGATGCTGGGCCTGGCCGCCTTGATCGGTCCCTATGCGATGTTGCATGTGCTGTTCGCCAAGATGGGCGTCGCCGGCGGCGTGCTGACGCCTATCTTGCGCGGCCTTAGCGGCGGCTTGATGATGGTCGGAAAAACCATCTTGTGGCTGGGCCGCGCCCTGCTGACAAATCCGATTGTGCTGCTGATTACCCTTATTGCAGTGCTGGCTTTCCTGATCTATAAAAATTGGGAACCCCTGAAGGCATTCTTTAGCGATCTGTGGGACGGCATCACCGAGCGCTTTAATCGTGCATGGGAAACCATCAAGACCTTTGTCGGCGGCCTGTGGGCGGATGTGAAAACAGCATTCGACGGCGGTATCGGGGGCGTTAGCGCGTTAATCATGAACTGGTCGCCGCTGGGGCTGTTCTATAAGGCATTCGCCGGCGTGATGAGCTGGTTCGGTGTTGAACTGCCGGGAACATTTACCGAGTTCGGCGCCAACATCATCCAGGGGCTGGTCAACGGCATTTCGTCCGGATTCAGTTTCCTGAAAGACAAAATCAAGCAGCTCGGGGCCATGGTCGGCATGACCTTTGCGAAGGAGCAGGAGATCCACAGCCCTAGCCGGGTCTTTAGTCGGTTCGGCGGCTTTATCACTGAAGGACTGGCCCTCGGCATAGAGAACGGACAGGATGCGCCGATCAACCAGGTTAGCGGTCTTGCCAAGCGCTTGACCCAACTCGGCGCCGGCATCGCCATCGGCGCAACAGCTATGCCGGCGCTGTCTTTCGATACGCGCACGCCCATTGCGTCGCGTGCCGCCGGCGCCAACATCGTGGTCCAGGGCGACACCGTCCAGATCATCGTGCAGACGCAAACCGGCATGGACGAACAGGCGATTGCCCGAGCCGTCATGCTGGCGATGGAAGAGCGAGACAGACAGAAGGCAGCGCGCACGCGCTCCAGCCTGTCCGACAATCACTTTTAA
- a CDS encoding phage late control D family protein, producing the protein MDYPIPAFKITLDGQDITGKFAPRLVSLDLTECRSDSADELSITLSDTDGQLAIPSKGARINVQIGWQESGLVDKGVFTVDEIEHSGAPDLLTLRARTASLIDTFRQPVERSFHDTTLGAVIEVIAFQQELKAGIADALRGVKIAHLDQTRESDAAFLRRLGKKYDAAATVKNDTLLFMPAGRSKTASGRDLPVIRITRNLGDRHRYHSAERDSYSGVRVFWHDDRHGLRRSVVAGAPGNSKRLRTTYANEADARTAAVAEWQRIQRGAATLELSLAIGDPALMPQSPVEVVGFKTDIDNQDWLTAKVRHSISDAGFTSGIELETRTEEAEVEREDGVDPDAGITGVYAKWRNVATKKTGQEFAPSTGKGKNVAPAAGATASTKTLQHVYANKQTAARAAKLEWEKIQERREIVDENNAR; encoded by the coding sequence ATGGACTACCCCATCCCTGCATTCAAGATCACCCTGGACGGCCAGGACATTACGGGGAAATTCGCGCCGCGCCTGGTCAGTCTCGACCTGACCGAGTGCCGTAGCGACAGCGCCGACGAACTGAGTATCACGCTGTCCGATACGGACGGCCAGCTTGCGATACCAAGCAAGGGCGCCAGGATCAACGTGCAGATTGGCTGGCAGGAATCCGGCCTGGTCGACAAGGGCGTCTTTACGGTTGATGAGATCGAGCATAGCGGCGCGCCGGATCTGCTGACCTTGCGTGCCAGGACGGCCAGCCTGATCGATACCTTCCGCCAGCCCGTCGAGCGCAGTTTCCACGACACCACCCTGGGTGCAGTGATCGAGGTGATCGCGTTTCAGCAGGAGCTGAAAGCCGGCATTGCCGACGCGCTACGGGGTGTCAAGATTGCGCATCTGGACCAGACCAGGGAGAGCGACGCGGCATTCCTGCGCCGGCTTGGGAAGAAATACGATGCTGCCGCGACCGTGAAAAATGACACGTTGCTGTTCATGCCGGCGGGCCGCAGCAAGACAGCGTCAGGCCGCGACTTGCCTGTGATCCGCATCACGCGCAACCTGGGCGACCGGCATCGCTACCATAGCGCCGAGCGCGACAGCTACAGCGGCGTGCGCGTGTTCTGGCACGACGACCGGCACGGCCTACGCCGCAGTGTCGTTGCCGGCGCACCTGGTAACAGCAAACGACTGCGCACGACCTATGCCAATGAGGCCGACGCACGCACGGCGGCGGTCGCCGAGTGGCAGCGCATCCAGCGCGGCGCTGCAACCTTGGAATTGTCGCTGGCAATTGGCGACCCGGCGCTGATGCCGCAATCGCCTGTGGAAGTCGTGGGATTCAAAACCGATATTGATAATCAGGACTGGCTAACGGCCAAGGTCCGGCACAGCATCAGCGATGCCGGCTTTACCAGCGGTATCGAGCTGGAGACGCGCACCGAGGAAGCAGAAGTTGAGCGCGAGGATGGGGTCGATCCAGATGCTGGCATTACCGGCGTGTACGCCAAGTGGCGCAACGTCGCCACGAAGAAGACCGGCCAGGAGTTCGCCCCCTCGACCGGTAAGGGCAAGAATGTGGCACCGGCAGCCGGCGCGACGGCCAGCACAAAAACGCTGCAGCACGTCTACGCCAACAAGCAAACCGCCGCACGCGCCGCAAAACTGGAATGGGAAAAAATTCAAGAGAGACGTGAAATTGTTGATGAAAACAACGCTAGATAA